DNA from Coriobacteriaceae bacterium:
CTAAGAAGCGTCCGTACTACCGTGTCGTCGTCGCCGATTCCCGCGCCCCGCGTGACGGTCGTATCATCGAGGAGGTTGGCCGCTACAACCCGATGACCGCCCCCAAGACCATCAACCTCGACCTCGAGAAGATCGCCGACTGGCAGTCCAAGGGCGCTCAGCTCACCGACGCCGTCGCTGCTCTGGTCAAGGCCGCCAACGAGGGCGAGAAGACCGAGACCGTCGTCAAGAAGTCCAAGAAGCAGCTCGCCAAAGAGGCCGAGGCCGCTAAGGCTGCCGCTGAGGCCGCTGAGGGCGCCGAGGAGTAAATCGTGCCTGAGGTTGACGCTGCACAGCTCGAGGGTGAGGCAATGCTCTCAGATCGCATCGCCGATCTCGTCGAATATCTCGTTGTTCAGATCGTCGACGACCCGGATTCCGTGAGCCTCGAGGTCATCGATGGTGACGACGCCTCCACGATTGAGGTTTCGGTTGCCGAGGATGACGTCGCTAAGGTCATCGGCCGTCGTGGCCGTACCATCAAGGCCATTCGCACGCTCGCCCGTGCACTGGCCGCTCGCCTCGACACTGCTGTCGAGGTAGAGGTTCTGGGCTAGGACCTTGAGGTCCCAGTACAAAAACATCGCCCGTGTGGTCAAGCCGCACGGAAGGAAGGGGGAGGTCCTCGCGCAGCCGCTGCGGGGGCTTCCTTCTGTATTGGAGCCGGGTATGCGTGTCGCCTTGACGCCGCCGGCGCTCAAGCGCGACCGTTTTTGCACGGTCGTGTCCGTCACCGATACGGGCGATGGCGATCTGGTCTCATTTGAGGGCATAGACGACTTGACGGCCGCCGAGGGCATCACCGGATGCTATGTGCTGGCCAATCGTGACGACTTCGAGCTCGATTCGCTCGACGCCGCCTATACCGACCTCATGGGTCGCGAGGTGGTCGACGAGCGCTTTGGCTCGCTCGGCACGATTGTCGAGATCATGTCGACGCCCGCCAACGATGTTTGGGTTGTCGAGGGCGATCGGTACGGCGAGGTGCTGATTCCCGTGATCGAGCAGGTTGTGCTCGATCTTCCCGACACAGGAACAATTTCCGTTCACGTTATGGACGGCTTGATCGATATGGACAAGTAGGGAGGACAGCATGCTGATCGAGACCCTTTCGGTCTTTCCCGAGATGTTTGAGCTCGTCATGTCCACGTCGATTTTGGGCCGCGCCCGCAAGGCCGGCCTTTTTGATTTTAAGGCGTATAACCTGCGCGATTGGACGCACGACCGCCATCGCACCGTCGATGACGAGCCGTATGGCGGCGGGCAGGGCATGCTCATGAAGGTCGAGCCCATTGCCGAGGCAATTGAGGCCATCAGCTCCGAGGGTCCCAAGCCCACCGTGGTGTTCTTCACCCCCTGCGGCGAGCCCTTTACGCAGCATGTGGCCGAGCGCCTGCTCAAAAGCGAGCGCCTGCTGTTTGTGTGCAGCCGTTACGAGGGCGTCGATGAGCGTGCATATGCGTATGCCGATGAGCGTCTGTCGATCGGCGACTACGTGCTCACGGGCGGCGAGCTGCCCGCTATGGTCGTAGCCGATGCCGTCGTACGGCTCATTCCCGGAGCCTTGGGCGACGAGATGAGCAACGTGGACGAGTCCTTCTCGACCGCCGAGGACGGTGGCCTGCTCGAGTACGCGCAGTACACCCGCCCCGCCGAGTTTAATGGCGAGGGCGTGCCTCCAGTGCTCGTAAGCGGCGACCACGCCAAGGTCGATGCCTGGCGTCGCAAAAACGCCATCGAGCGTACCTGTCGTTGGCGTCCCGATCTTATCGAGACGGCGCGGCTCACGCCCGAGGAGCGCGCGTACGCGCAGGAGATCCTGGACGCTTCGTATTCGCAGAGCGAGGAGTGAGAATGGTTCCATCGCAGCATTCTGCCCTGAGGGGCGCCTTTGAGTGGATCGTAATCGTTGCGATTGCACTCATCGCCACCTTCGTGATTCGCTCGTTTGTGGTCGAACCCTTTGTGGTGCCTACCGGTTCCATGGAGTCCACGATCGAGATCGGAGACCAGATCCTGGCGCAGAAGGTGAGCCTTGAGCTCGGCCAGCCTGTCAAACAGGGCGATATCGTGGTGTTCCACAACCCCGATGCCACGTCCGAGCATGACGTGCTGGTAAAGCGCGTCATCGCCACGGCCGGTCAGACGGTCGATCTGCAGGACGGCAAGGTCGTCGTTGACGGCCAGGCGCTCGATGAGGACTATACGACTGGCATGAGCTGGCCGCTTTCGGTCCAAGCCCCCGGCGCTCAGGTGAGCTATCCCTACACCGTCCCTGACGACTGTGTGTGGGTGATGGGCGACAACCGCGAGAACTCTGCTGACTCCCGCTACTTTGGTCCGGTCGACCGCTCCGACTTGATCGCCGTTGCGCTTGTGCGCTACTGGCCGCTCAACCGTATCGGCGCTATCGATTAAAAACCGCTATAGTACAGTACCTAACCGTGTAATCGTTTCGACGAGGGGATATTAGAGGCATGAACGCTTCATCGCTTTCCTTCCAAGACATCATCCTGCGCCTCCAGCAGTACTGGGGCGAGCAGGGCTGCGTCATTATGCAGCCCTATGACTCCGAGGTCGGTGCCGGTACCTTCCATACCGCGACCACGCTGCGCTCGCTCGGTCCCGCCGAGTGGCGCACCTGCTATGCGCAGCCCTGCCGCCGTCCCGCCGACGGCCGCTATGGCGAGAACCCCAACCGCATGCAGCACTACTATCAGTTCCAGGTGCTCATCAAGCCCTCGCCGGTCAACGCCCAGGAGCTTTACCTGGGTTCGCTGGCCGCCATTGGCCTGGACCCCAACGACCATGACGTCCGCTTTGTCGAGGACGACTGGGAGAGCCCGACGCTCGGCGCCTGGGGCCTTGGCTGGGAGGTCTGGCTCAACGGCATGGAGGTCACGCAGTTTACGTACTTCCAGCAGGTGGGCGGCATCGAAGTCGACCCCGTGCCCGTCGAGATCACCTATGGCCTGGAGCGTATCGCCATGTACGCCCAGGGCGTCAACTCGGTCTATGACCTGGTGTGGAGCTACCTGCCCGACGGCACGCCCATGACCTACGGCGACGTGTTCCTGGAGAACGAGCGCGAGTTTAGTGCTTACAATTTTGAGGTCGCCAACGTCGAGATGATGCGTCAGAAGTTTGACGACTACGAGGCCGAGTGCCACTCCTGCCTGGAGCGCAAGCTGCCGCTGCCGGCATATGACTGCGTCATGAAGTGCAGCCATGCCTTCAACCTGCTCGATGCCCGCGGTGCGCTGTCCGCAGTCGAGCGTGCCAACTACATCCTGCGCGTCCGCGCCGTCGCCAAGGCGTGCTGCGAGGCCTATATGGCCGAGGTCGCCGGAATCAACGAGAATGCCGATCAGGAAGGCGAGGTGGCGTAAGCCATGGCAGACGCTAAGGATTTCCTGTTTGAGATCGGTACGGAGGAAATGCCCTCTGCACCGCTGAACAATGCCGTCAAGCAGCTTGGCACTATGATTGCCAAGGGTCTCGATGAGGCCGGTCTGGCCCACGGCGAGGTCCGCGTGATCTCGAGCCCGCGTCGCCTGGCTGCGCTCGTTGCCGACGTCGCCACCGCGACCGATGAGGTTCACGAGGTCAAGCGTGGCCCCGCGGCCAACATCGCCTTTGATGCCGACGGTAACGCTACCAAGGCCGCCCAGGGCTTCGCCCGCAAGTGCGGTGTGGCTGCCGAGGATCTGGTCCGTCGCGAGGACGCCGACGGCCGTGAGTACGTCTTTGCCGAGAAGAACATTCCTTCCGCCCCGGCCACCCCGATCCTGACGGCCCTGTGCGAGAAGACCATCGCCGGCCTGCAATGGCCCAACTACCGCTCTCAGCGCTGGGGCCACGAGCACGCCACGTTTGTACGTCCGGTCCGCTGGATCTGCTGCCTTTTGGGCGAGGACGTCGTGCCCGTGTCGTTTGCCGACGTGACGAGCGGCAACACCACGCGCGGCCATCGCGTCCTGGGCCCCGGTGACCATGTGGTCGCCAGCCCCGCTGTTTACGAGCAGGTGCTCGAGGACGCCGGCGTGCTCTCTGCCGAGCGCCGTCGCGAGGCCATCCTTGCCGGAATCGCCGAGGTCGAGGCTGCGCGCCCTGGCTGCCACGTCGATACGCCCAAGAAGGTCTTCGAGGAGGTCATCAACCTCTGCGAGTGGCCGACGGTGCTCGTCGGTACCTTCGATGAGGAGTTCCTCAAGGTCCCGCACGAGATCATCTGCGAGTCTATGCTCACCAACCAGCGCTACTTCCCGATTTATGACGGCGAGGGCAAGCTGACGCGTGAGTTCGTGATTGTCTCCAACAGCAAGCCCGAGAACGCCGAGCGCGTGATCGACGGCAACGAGCGCGTTGTGCGCGCCCGCCTGGATGACGCCAAGTTCTTCTACGAGGAGGATCTGAAGATCTCCCTCGACGAGTTCCGCGAGCGTCTGGCCAAGGTCGCCTTCCAGGAGAAGCTCGGCAGCGTGCTCGCCAAGTCCGAGCGTATTGAGCAGCTCGCGCTCGCTATTGCCCGCGAGGCTCACCTGGGTGCCCACCTGGCCGCCGATGCCGGCCGCGCCGCTCACCTGTGCAAGGCCGACCTGGTGTCCAACGCCGTCGTCGAGTTCACGAGCCAGCAGGGCGTGATGGGCGGTTACTACGCCATCGCGATGGGGGAGAACGACGAGGTCGCCCACGCCATTCGCGATCACTATCGTCCCCGCTTCGCCGGCGACGAGCTGCCCGAGGGTACCGCTGGCTGCATCGTGGCCTGCGCCGACAAGCTCGATACCATTGCCGGTATTTTTGCCATCGGCGAGCCCCCGACCGGCTCTTCCGACCCGTACGCGCTGCGTCGTGCCGCCATCGGCATCATCAACATCCTGCGCGACCGTCTGCCGATCGACCCCACGTCGCTCATCGACTTTGCGCTCGAGCTCTATAGCGAGCAGGGCATTGAGTTTGACGCCGCCGAGGTCGCCCAGCAGGTCCGTGACTTCTTCCACGGCCGTCTGGTGAGCATGGCTCGCGATGAGAAGATCCCGGCCGACACCGTTGCCGCCGTTTCCGCGGTGCACATCATTGCCCCGTCGGTCTTCTTCGCCCGCTGCGCCGCCCTCGACGAGGCCCGCAAGAACGACGCCGAGACCTTCGACAACCTGGCGACTGCCTACGCCCGCGCCGCGCATATCTCCAAGCCCGAGCTGGGCGTGGAGTACGACCGCGCCCTGATGGGCGAGGTCGAGCTTGCGCTTGCCGACGCCTCCGAGGCCGCTCAGACCGCCGTCGACGCCGCCCTTGCTGCCGAGGATTACCCTGCCGCGTTTGCCGCTCTGGCCGCCCTGCGCGCGCCCATCGATCGTTTCTTCGACGAGGTTATGGTCATGGACAAGGACGAGCAGCTCCGCGATAATCGCCTTAAGCTGCTCAACCGCTTCGAGGCCGTTTTCTCCGGCATCGCCAACATTGGTGAGCTTGCCCGCAAAAAGTAAGCTAGCCTGCGCATAAGCGCAAAAGGAGCCCCGCATGGATTGCCCGGTCACCGCTCGTCCCACCGTTATCGTTATCTCCGACTCGCTCGGTGATACCGCTTGTGAGGTGGTGCTTGCGGCCTCCGGGCAATTTGATGAAGGGGCTTTTCGTGTTTTACGTCTGTCTAAGGTGACCTCGGTGGAGCAGGTCAAGTCGTTTGTGGGCCCGCGAGTCGATGCCGACCATCGCGATATCGCCGTGTTCCATACCATCGTCGATCCGGCGCTTCGTGCTCGCGTGCTCGACTACTTGGGCATGCTGCACATTCGCTCGGTCGACCTGATCGGCCCGACGCTTGCCGTGCTGTCGTCGCTCATCGGTGTGCCTCCCAAGGGCGTTGCGGGTGTGATTCACAAGACCGACGATCGCTATTTCCATCGTATCGAGGCTATGGAGTATTTCGTTGAGCACGATGACGGGCGCGGCTGCGATGATCTGTCGGATGCCGATATCGTGCTGCTGGGTGTATCCCGCACGTCCAAGACGCCGCTGTCGATGTATTTGGCCTATCAGGGCTACAAGGTCGCCAACGTTCCGTTGGCACACGGTATGGAGCCGCCCAAGTCGATTTACGAGGTCGATCCGTTGCGGTTGTTCGGTCTGATTTCGACCGTCGATGTGATTTCCGAGATTCGCGATAGCCGCCTGGGCGACGACTATGCCCGCGCCGTCGCCGGCTCTTATGCCGAGCCCGAGAGCGTGCGCGGCGAGCTCGAGGAGGCTCGTGCCCTCATGAAACGTCTGGGTTGCTTTGTGGTGCGCACCGACGGCAAGGCGATCGAGGAGAGTGCTTCCGAAATCATCGCTCACCTCGAGGAGATTCAAGAGGCAAGAGCCCGCCGTGCCGCCCGCCGCGCCCAACAAAAGTAGCTAATTTGGGACGGGGCTTTTTTAGCTACCCCGGCTGAGGTCGCGAGCTCTTTGGCCGATTGCCTGCGGGGGCAGCTAAAAAAGCCCCGTCCCAAATTAGCTACTTATGATAAAGCGATTTAGCAGTATTTCTTGCATCTGACCTGCAATTACACTGTAGTGGTATCTTCATAAGGTAACCACCTTTACCTACCGTTTACCGCTAGTTTTAGCACGTTTACCAAACCGCGTATCCTCTGCTCAAGCCCGTTCAAATCCCGCCGTATAGTTCCCTCACGGCCCGCATCCGGCGGGTCGATTCGTCACCACGGTCGCGCGCGAGAGCGCGTGGAAGGGGAAGTATCGTGAGCGATTGCAAGAGGGTTTACCGTTTTGGAACCGATGCCCAGGGCACATGTGTCACCGAGGGCGATAAGTCCATGAACTTCGTGCTTGGCGGCAAAGGCGCTAACCTTGCCGAGATGAGTCGTATCGGCCTGCCGGTTCCCGGTGGCTTTACCATTACCTGCCAGACCTGCGTTGAGTACTCCGGTGCCGGCAACGTGTGGCCCGTGGGTGCGCTCGACGAGATCGTTGCTGCCGAGGCCGACCTCGAGGCCCGTTGCGGCAAGAAGCTCGGCGACGCTCGTGACCCGCTGCTCGTCTCGGTGCGCTCGGGCGCTCCGTTCTCCATGCCCGGCATGATGGACACGGTCCTCAACCTGGGCCTCAACGACGATTCCGTTCAGGGCCTTATCGCCCAGACGCAAAACCCGCGCTTTGCCTGGGATAGCTATCGTCGCTTTATCCAGATGTTCTCCAACGTCGTCATGGGTGTCGATGCCGACTTGTTCGAGAATGCCCTGACCCAGGCTCGCCTGGTCGCCGGCGTTCGCGTCGATTCTGAGCTTTCGGCCGAGGACCTGCAGGAGCTCGTCGAGACGTTCAAGGGCATTTTCTCCGACAACGTCGAGGCCGCTCTGTACCCCGAGCTCGAGGTCGCTGACGGCAAGCCCGTCTTCCCGCACGATCCGGAGCTCCAGCTGCGCCTTGCCATCCAGGCCGTCTTTGGCAGCTGGATGAACGAGCGCGCCTGCATCTACCGCAAGCAGCACGGCATTTCCGACGACCTTGGCACCGCCGTCAACGTTCAGGCTATGGCCTTTGGCAATAAGGGCGAGACCTCGGCGACCGGCGTCGCCTTTACGCGCAACCCGGCCGACGGCACCAAGGAGTTCTACGGTGACTTTCTGGTCAACGCCCAGGGCGAGGACGTCGTTGCCGGCATCCGCAACACCGAGCCCATCGCCGACCTCAAGACCACTCCGGGCCTCGAGTCCGCAGGTGAGGAGCTTGAACGTGTCTTCCTGACGCTCGAGGATCACTACCGCGACATGTGCGACATCGAGTTCACCATCGAGCAGGGTAAGCTCTGGATGCTCCAGACCCGCGTGGGCAAGCGTACCGCAACCGCCGCTCTGCGCATTGCTATTGAGATGGTCGAGGAAGGCCTCATTACCCGTGAGGAGGCCGTGAGCCGCATCGATCCCGCGCAGCTCGACCAGCTCCTGCACCCGCAGTTCGATTCCTCCAAGAAGTACGAGGCGCTCGCATGCGGCCTTAACGCCAGTCCCGGTGCCGCCGTGGGCGAGGTCGTGTTCTCGAGCGATGACGCCGTTGCGCGTTCTGCCGAGGGCCATAAGGTCATTCTGGTCCGCTGGGAGACCAACCCCGATGACCTGAAGAGTATGGTCGCCGCCGAGGGTATCTTGACGAGCCATGGTGGCAAGACGAGCCACGCCGCCGTTATTGCCCGTGGCATGGGTACCCCCTGCGTCTGCGGCGTCGAACGCTTCCATATCGACGCCGCCGAGAAGGTCGTGCGTATCGAGGGCAGCGATCGCGTGCTGCACGAGGGCGACATCATCTCCATCGACGGCACCCAGGGTATCGTTGTCGATGGCGCTGTCGATTTGGTCTCCGCCGAGCTCACCGGCGACCTGGACACCCTCCTGTCCTGGGCTGATGAGATCCGCCTGGACGAGACCGACGGTCACGCCAACCACGTGCGCGTCAACGCCGACAACCCCGAGGATGCCGAGCTCGCGCTTGAGTTTGGCGCCGAGGCCATCGGTCTGTGCCGTACCGAGCACATGTTCCTGGGCGATCGCAAGAACATTATCCAGAGCTTCATCCTGTCCGACGACGAGGCTGTGAAGCAGCAGGCCCTGGCCGATCTGCTCAAGGTTCAGACTGAGGACTTCCTGTCCATGTTCAAGACCATGTCTGGTCGTGAGGTGGTCGTTCGCCTGCTCGATCCGCCGCTTCATGAGTTCCTGGATAATCCTCGCGAGCTCGAGGTCGCCATCACCAAGAAGGAAGCCGCCGGTGCCAGCGAGGAAGAGCTTGCCGCCCTGCGTGCCCGCCTGCGCCGTATCGACGGCATGGTCGAGTCCAACCCGATGCTCGGCCTGCGCGGCGTGCGTCTGTCCGTCGTCTTCGGTGACCTGCCGCTCATGCAGGTCCGTGCCGTGGCAACGGCTGCCGCCCGCCTTATCAAGGAAGGCGTCGACCCGCGTCCCGAGATTATGGTCCCGCTCGTTTCCATTACGGCCGAGCACGTTCAGACCCGCGAGGTCATAGAGCGCGTGATCGCCGAGGTCTCCGCCGAGGAGGGCGTCGAGCTCAACATTCCAGTGGGCACGATGCTCGAGCTGCCGCGCGCCTGCATGGTCGCTGACGAGATTGCACAGCACGCCGACTTCTTCTGCTTTGGCACCAACGACCTCACGCAGACGACTTTCGGTTTCTCGCGTGACGACGCCGAGGCCAAGTTCATTCCGCTGTACATGCACAAGAAGATCTTGAAGGATAACCCCTTCGAGACCATCGACTCGGCGGTGCTGGAGCTCGTGCGCATGGCCGTCGAGAAGGGCCGTGCCACCAACCCCGGCATGCACTTTGGCGTGTGCGGTGAGCACGGCGGCGACCCTAAGTCCATCAAGGCCCTGTTTAACGCGGCCGACGTGGACTATGTGTCCTGCTCGCCCTATCGCGTGCCCCTCGCGCGCCTGGCTGCCGCTCAGGCCAAGCTCGAGGCGAAGCGCTCCGCGTAACGTTTTGGGTTTAGACGCCTAGCGTAGCCCCCTTCATGCCGCCCGTCTCATTCGTGAGGCGGGCGGTTATCATGTGCGGGTTTTGTCTTTTTGTCTGCGTAAAAAATTGTTCTTGCAGCAGAAACCCGCGCGTGTATACTCGAATACGTTTGTTCAACTACGTGCCGGCCAAGGTGGTACGGCACCTCTAGAAGAGTAAGGAATTGCACATGGATTACATCCGCGCAATCGAGCGTCAGCAGATCCGCGAGGACATTCCTCAGGTTCGCGTCGCCGACAACGTCAAGGTTCACTACCGCATTAAGGAAGGCGACCGCGAGCGCATCCAGGTCTTCCAGGGCGACGTCATCCGCATGGCCGGCGCCGGTGCCCGCGAGACCTTCACCGTCCGCAAGATGTCCTTCGGTGTCGGTGTTGAGCGTACCTTCCCGCTTCACAGCCCCAAGATCGCCAAGCTCGAGGTCGTTCGTCACGGTCGCGTCCGTCGCGCCAAGCTGTACTACCTCCGCGACAAGGTGGGCAAGGCTGCTCGCATCCCCGAGAAGCGCTAAGAAGATCGCAGCGTCTGTCCACTCGTTTGGACACAAGGGCCACCTTCGGGTGGCCCTTCTTTTTATCTGATTTGCATGCAAGGAGGGCCTGGTATGGCCAATATGACGAGCTCGGTTTCGGCATCGCAGGTTGCCGGAGAGCTGGCGAGCGCAACG
Protein-coding regions in this window:
- the rpsP gene encoding 30S ribosomal protein S16, which encodes MAVKIRLARHGAKKRPYYRVVVADSRAPRDGRIIEEVGRYNPMTAPKTINLDLEKIADWQSKGAQLTDAVAALVKAANEGEKTETVVKKSKKQLAKEAEAAKAAAEAAEGAEE
- a CDS encoding KH domain-containing protein — encoded protein: MLSDRIADLVEYLVVQIVDDPDSVSLEVIDGDDASTIEVSVAEDDVAKVIGRRGRTIKAIRTLARALAARLDTAVEVEVLG
- the rimM gene encoding ribosome maturation factor RimM (Essential for efficient processing of 16S rRNA), with translation MVKPHGRKGEVLAQPLRGLPSVLEPGMRVALTPPALKRDRFCTVVSVTDTGDGDLVSFEGIDDLTAAEGITGCYVLANRDDFELDSLDAAYTDLMGREVVDERFGSLGTIVEIMSTPANDVWVVEGDRYGEVLIPVIEQVVLDLPDTGTISVHVMDGLIDMDK
- the trmD gene encoding tRNA (guanosine(37)-N1)-methyltransferase TrmD; the encoded protein is MLIETLSVFPEMFELVMSTSILGRARKAGLFDFKAYNLRDWTHDRHRTVDDEPYGGGQGMLMKVEPIAEAIEAISSEGPKPTVVFFTPCGEPFTQHVAERLLKSERLLFVCSRYEGVDERAYAYADERLSIGDYVLTGGELPAMVVADAVVRLIPGALGDEMSNVDESFSTAEDGGLLEYAQYTRPAEFNGEGVPPVLVSGDHAKVDAWRRKNAIERTCRWRPDLIETARLTPEERAYAQEILDASYSQSEE
- the lepB gene encoding signal peptidase I, which encodes MVPSQHSALRGAFEWIVIVAIALIATFVIRSFVVEPFVVPTGSMESTIEIGDQILAQKVSLELGQPVKQGDIVVFHNPDATSEHDVLVKRVIATAGQTVDLQDGKVVVDGQALDEDYTTGMSWPLSVQAPGAQVSYPYTVPDDCVWVMGDNRENSADSRYFGPVDRSDLIAVALVRYWPLNRIGAID
- a CDS encoding glycine--tRNA ligase subunit alpha, with protein sequence MNASSLSFQDIILRLQQYWGEQGCVIMQPYDSEVGAGTFHTATTLRSLGPAEWRTCYAQPCRRPADGRYGENPNRMQHYYQFQVLIKPSPVNAQELYLGSLAAIGLDPNDHDVRFVEDDWESPTLGAWGLGWEVWLNGMEVTQFTYFQQVGGIEVDPVPVEITYGLERIAMYAQGVNSVYDLVWSYLPDGTPMTYGDVFLENEREFSAYNFEVANVEMMRQKFDDYEAECHSCLERKLPLPAYDCVMKCSHAFNLLDARGALSAVERANYILRVRAVAKACCEAYMAEVAGINENADQEGEVA
- the glyS gene encoding glycine--tRNA ligase subunit beta, producing the protein MADAKDFLFEIGTEEMPSAPLNNAVKQLGTMIAKGLDEAGLAHGEVRVISSPRRLAALVADVATATDEVHEVKRGPAANIAFDADGNATKAAQGFARKCGVAAEDLVRREDADGREYVFAEKNIPSAPATPILTALCEKTIAGLQWPNYRSQRWGHEHATFVRPVRWICCLLGEDVVPVSFADVTSGNTTRGHRVLGPGDHVVASPAVYEQVLEDAGVLSAERRREAILAGIAEVEAARPGCHVDTPKKVFEEVINLCEWPTVLVGTFDEEFLKVPHEIICESMLTNQRYFPIYDGEGKLTREFVIVSNSKPENAERVIDGNERVVRARLDDAKFFYEEDLKISLDEFRERLAKVAFQEKLGSVLAKSERIEQLALAIAREAHLGAHLAADAGRAAHLCKADLVSNAVVEFTSQQGVMGGYYAIAMGENDEVAHAIRDHYRPRFAGDELPEGTAGCIVACADKLDTIAGIFAIGEPPTGSSDPYALRRAAIGIINILRDRLPIDPTSLIDFALELYSEQGIEFDAAEVAQQVRDFFHGRLVSMARDEKIPADTVAAVSAVHIIAPSVFFARCAALDEARKNDAETFDNLATAYARAAHISKPELGVEYDRALMGEVELALADASEAAQTAVDAALAAEDYPAAFAALAALRAPIDRFFDEVMVMDKDEQLRDNRLKLLNRFEAVFSGIANIGELARKK
- a CDS encoding kinase/pyrophosphorylase; this encodes MDCPVTARPTVIVISDSLGDTACEVVLAASGQFDEGAFRVLRLSKVTSVEQVKSFVGPRVDADHRDIAVFHTIVDPALRARVLDYLGMLHIRSVDLIGPTLAVLSSLIGVPPKGVAGVIHKTDDRYFHRIEAMEYFVEHDDGRGCDDLSDADIVLLGVSRTSKTPLSMYLAYQGYKVANVPLAHGMEPPKSIYEVDPLRLFGLISTVDVISEIRDSRLGDDYARAVAGSYAEPESVRGELEEARALMKRLGCFVVRTDGKAIEESASEIIAHLEEIQEARARRAARRAQQK
- the ppdK gene encoding pyruvate, phosphate dikinase produces the protein MSDCKRVYRFGTDAQGTCVTEGDKSMNFVLGGKGANLAEMSRIGLPVPGGFTITCQTCVEYSGAGNVWPVGALDEIVAAEADLEARCGKKLGDARDPLLVSVRSGAPFSMPGMMDTVLNLGLNDDSVQGLIAQTQNPRFAWDSYRRFIQMFSNVVMGVDADLFENALTQARLVAGVRVDSELSAEDLQELVETFKGIFSDNVEAALYPELEVADGKPVFPHDPELQLRLAIQAVFGSWMNERACIYRKQHGISDDLGTAVNVQAMAFGNKGETSATGVAFTRNPADGTKEFYGDFLVNAQGEDVVAGIRNTEPIADLKTTPGLESAGEELERVFLTLEDHYRDMCDIEFTIEQGKLWMLQTRVGKRTATAALRIAIEMVEEGLITREEAVSRIDPAQLDQLLHPQFDSSKKYEALACGLNASPGAAVGEVVFSSDDAVARSAEGHKVILVRWETNPDDLKSMVAAEGILTSHGGKTSHAAVIARGMGTPCVCGVERFHIDAAEKVVRIEGSDRVLHEGDIISIDGTQGIVVDGAVDLVSAELTGDLDTLLSWADEIRLDETDGHANHVRVNADNPEDAELALEFGAEAIGLCRTEHMFLGDRKNIIQSFILSDDEAVKQQALADLLKVQTEDFLSMFKTMSGREVVVRLLDPPLHEFLDNPRELEVAITKKEAAGASEEELAALRARLRRIDGMVESNPMLGLRGVRLSVVFGDLPLMQVRAVATAAARLIKEGVDPRPEIMVPLVSITAEHVQTREVIERVIAEVSAEEGVELNIPVGTMLELPRACMVADEIAQHADFFCFGTNDLTQTTFGFSRDDAEAKFIPLYMHKKILKDNPFETIDSAVLELVRMAVEKGRATNPGMHFGVCGEHGGDPKSIKALFNAADVDYVSCSPYRVPLARLAAAQAKLEAKRSA
- the rplS gene encoding 50S ribosomal protein L19, giving the protein MDYIRAIERQQIREDIPQVRVADNVKVHYRIKEGDRERIQVFQGDVIRMAGAGARETFTVRKMSFGVGVERTFPLHSPKIAKLEVVRHGRVRRAKLYYLRDKVGKAARIPEKR